One segment of Anomalospiza imberbis isolate Cuckoo-Finch-1a 21T00152 chromosome 2, ASM3175350v1, whole genome shotgun sequence DNA contains the following:
- the TMEM45A gene encoding transmembrane protein 45A gives MGNFKGHALPGSFFLLFGLWWSVKYPLKYACRKNKNACYLGSRAGFQRLEFVEGIIKAVFALIGMVAEQFVPDGPHLKLYNYEKKHWDHLMNWQHATMYLFYGISGLVDIVAHGTNALPAAMDRMMLSLAVFIEGFLFCYHLHGRAMLDVHVHQLLLFAIFGAAACIFLEVFFRGSIVLEMLRTSLCILQGSWFWQIGFVLYPPNGSSEWNQTDHTNMMFLTMCYCWHYAFAFLILAVNYTIVSWAVRSKVKQSQPMEMGLLKTSERDHESEEEI, from the exons ATGGGCAATTTCAAAGGGCATGCCCTCCCTGGaagctttttccttctttttggcTTGTGGTGGTCAGTGAAGTATCCACTGAAGTACGCCTGTCGAAAAAACAAGAACGCTTGCTACCTTGGTTCCAGGGCAGGATTCCAGCGCCTGGAGTTTGTTGAGGGCATCATCAAAGCTGTCTTTGCCCTCATTG GGATGGTGGCTGAGCAGTTTGTTCCTGATGGACCTCATCTGAAGCTGTACAACTATGAGAAGAAGCACTGGGATCACTTGATGAACTGGCAGCATGCCACTATGTACCTCTTCTATGGCATTTCAGGGCTGGTGGACATCGTGGCTCACGGGACCAATGCGCTGCCAGCGGCCATGGACAGGATGATGCTTTCCTTAGCAGTCTTCATTGAAG GTTTTCTCTTCTGCTACCATCTTCATGGGAGAGCCATGCTGGATGTTCATGTTCATCAGTTACTGCTATTTGCTATctttggagctgctgcctgcatatttttggaagtttttttccGTGGCAGTATTGTGCTAGAGATGCTCCGTACAAGCCTCTGCATATTACAAGGCAGCTGGTTCTGGCAG ATTGGCTTTGTGCTTTATCCTCCAAATGGAAGCTCAGAGTGGAATCAGACAGATCACACTAACATGATGTTCCTGACCATGTGCTATTGCTGGCAttatgcttttgcttttcttataCTTGCAGTGAATTACACAATTGTCAGCTG GGCAGTCCGTTCGAAGGTTAAGCAGTCCCAGCCCATGGAAATGGGTTTACTGAAAACATCTGAACGAGATCATGagtcagaagaagaaatttag